One Branchiostoma lanceolatum isolate klBraLanc5 chromosome 18, klBraLanc5.hap2, whole genome shotgun sequence DNA window includes the following coding sequences:
- the LOC136424681 gene encoding uncharacterized protein, translating into MAVCPPLGGWLETDPTWVTSEDEDSDGSVPGYVLDANLWSGWKGSPRSASWRLTFDLQTSVTLSRIRIWKYGGALDVTVSRFVSSRRQWNVVTQQTGVELSHSHATELRGFRHATAQDWRLQFADWSLSTQITEVEFFQACSGFDMQVCTDGNCDVYEVLCDEIVDCDDFSDESNCTNPTSVSVPDDRCTTGEKTCSNGNCVGLSEVCDGTDHCGDGSDELACPVGACRNGGVFHLSTRCDGLDDCGDNSDEQNCNCYYLQDKGTSYRGRSNRDGSCQFWTSQYPHSHNHTPEAYPSAGLEQNYCRNPDGKDRPWCYTNNPFVRWMYCADVFACDAKPTRCFYASDNGKSYAGHINRAGGRVCQRWDSQSPHSHPHTPQAHPDAGLEENFCRNPDNKERPWCYTTDVVWRWSYCDVMECQDPTSVSVPDGRCRLPIHISCKERCGIHYVDAERCNCDKDCRVFGDCCKDFEEVCSDIAEMTPDHRDKKWRCVPGFFKGTSSWLVGDCPDDWADDVTRQQCIKDVDSFNPSDLTYRMPVQEVSTSVPYKNIFCAFCNNISLADVVAWDSTVECTGLITSSTHTAPNTQVYHTIIGNDTECLGINRLAFVNPYSRKCFYHEVDSSSINCNESACMSYRLYMKSGYGSYHHFKPYNNIHCALCEGMSPAAVTELTPCTFYGGSVHNCFPNCISLTHLFNFDDDDDKSSSSTHCPLGSVYDPFVDTCRLLKDDQTTDGPANKSVSLQNCSEPALSFTAEEFHVLPNGSVHLLSSNVTCPAEQVAIQNTSALVCGECILQYFSNHTRGGETTNPWEADQGYLTLGLVVVSAVAVVAFVVYSARPEQWKKMSGKLKVQMILCMTIAESLFVGRVLVDPGPACIGLAILLHYLLLASFSSMNALALDLFLTFRQHAERASLRKYMLYTWLMPVLFVGLTAFVDFCPCSSIRVGYGQNACWIGNPIGSLVVFGAPVLCALLVNLVLIIHTLLAIRKSFKIADAALVRSDSSKAWVYLRISFLTGFTWIIGFVLPYAHSRALEYIFIVLNASQGLLLTLLLTLTSDVMLTWMTKIRERFRPSKPRQGAGRRTTATASNQKSSARATKATVAGTNTTDIEMATRGRNTKAKAAAGPKPATDMPVTARVRNTKVKAAGTDPATDIPMKALVRNTEAKVAGADPATDIPMKALVRNTEAKVAGADPATDIPMKALVRNTEAKVAGADPATDIAMKALVRNTEAKVAGADPATDIPMKALVRNTGAKVAGADPATDIPMKALVRNTEAKVAGADPATDIAMKALVRNTEAKVAGADPATDIPMKALVRNTEAKVAGADPATDIPMKALAHMHVEEIEEH; encoded by the exons ATGGCTGTCTGTCCCCCTCTAGGTGGATGGCTTGAGACGGACCCTACGTGGGTGACGTCAGAGGACGAGGACAGTGATGGGTCTGTTCCCGGGTACGTCCTTGACGCCAATCTGTGGTCCGGCTGGAAAGGTTCTCCCAgaagcgcctcctggcgactCACCTTCGATCTGCAGACCTCCGTGACGTTATCCCGCATCCGTATTTGGAAGTACGGCGGTGCGCTTGACGTCACGGTCTCACGATTCGTGTCGTCAAGGCGACAGTGGAACGTGGTGACGCAACAGACCGGCGTCGAGCTGAGCCATTCCCACGCCACCGAGCTGCGCGGGTTCCGCCACGCCACCGCGCAGGACTGGCGACTGCAGTTCGCAGACTGGTCGCTGTCCACACAGATCACCGAGGTCGAGTTTTTCCAGG CTTGCTCCGGGTTTGACATGCAGGTCTGTACAGACGGGAACTGTGACGTGTACGAGGTACTGTGTGACGAGATAGTGGACTGTGATGACTTCAGTGACGAAAGCAATTGTACTA ATCCAACGTCTGTGAGCGTCCCTGACGACCGATGTACTACAGGTGAGAAAACCTGCTCCAATGGAAACTGCGTGGGCCTCTCAGAGGTGTGTGATGGAACAGACCACTGTGGGGATGGCAGTGACGAACTGGCTTGTC CTGTTGGTGCCTGTAGAAACGGTGGTGTGTTCCACCTGAGCACCAGATGTGACGGTTTGGATGACTGTGGAGACAACAGTGATGAACAGAACTGTA ACTGTTACTACCTACAGGACAAAGGAACAAGTTACAGGGGCCGTTCAAACCGGGACGGATCCTGTCAGTTCTGGACATCTCAGTACCCCCACTCCCATAACCACACTCCCGAGGCCTACCCATCGGCAGGGCTTGAGCAGAACTACTGTCGGAACCCGGACGGGAAGGACAGGCCGTGGTGCTACACAAACAACCCCTTCGTCAGGTGGATGTACTGTGCTGACGTCTTCGCCTGTGACG CCAAACCGACTCGTTGCTTCTATGCAAGTGACAATGGCAAAAGCTACGCAGGGCACATAAACAG GGCAGGAGGCCGGGTGTGTCAGAGATGGGACTCCCAGTCCCCACACAGCCATCCCCACACACCACAGGCTCATCCTGATGCAGGCCTGGAGGAGAACTTCTGCCGTAACCCTGACAACAAGGAGCggccctggtgctacaccacggacgtGGTATGGAGGTGGAGCTACTGCGATGTCATGGAATGTCAAG ATCCAACGTCTGTGAGCGTCCCTGACGGCCGATGTCGCCTCCCAATTCATATTTCCTGTAAGGAACGATGTGGCATTCATTATGTAGATGCTGAAAGGTGCAACTGTGACAAGGACTGTCGCGTTTTCGGCGACTGTTGCAAAGACTTTGA GGAAGTGTGCAGCGACATCGCTGAGATGACACCCGATCATCGCGACAAAAAGTGGAGGTGTGTGCCTGGCTTTTTCAAAGGGACATCctcttggttggttggtgactGCCCAGACGACTGGGCAGATGACGTCACACGACAACAATGTATAAAGGATGTGGATTCTTTCAACCCTAGCGATCTGACTTACCGGATGCCCGTTCAGGAGGTATCAACAAGTGTCCCCTATAAAAACATATTCTGTGCTTTCTGTAACAATATATCTTTGGCAGACGTAGTAGCTTGGGATTCCACAGTTGAGTGTACTGGCCTGATAACATCGTCTACACACACCGCCCCAAATACACAAGTGTACCACACCATCATTGGGAATGACACGGAGTGTCTTGGGATCAACAGATTAGCCTTCGTAAACCCGTATAGCAGAAAGTGTTTTTACCATGAGGTTGATTCGTCCAGTATCAACTGCAATGAGTCTGCCTGCATGTCCTATAGGCTCTATATGAAGAGTGGGTATGGATCTTATCATCATTTTAAACCTTACAATAACATACACTGTGCGCTTTGCGAAGGTATGTCTCCTGCTGCAGTTACAGAGTTGACACCGTGTACGTTTTATGGTGGTTCAGTGCACAACTGTTTTCCAAACTGTATTTCACTGACACACCTTTTCAAtttcgatgatgatgatgacaaaagcAGCTCCTCCACTCATTGCCCCCTGGGCAGTGTATACGATCCATTTGTAGACACGTGCAGGCTTCTGAAGGATGACCAAACGACCGATGGCCCAGCAAACAAAAGTGTGTCATTACAAAACTGCAGCGAACCCGCTTTGTCGTTCACAGCGGAAGAGTTCCATGTCCTTCCCAATGGTAGTGTCCATCTCCTGAGTTCGAACGTGACATGCCCAGCTGAGCAGGTGGCCATTCAGAACACATCAGCCTTGGTCTGCGGAGAGTGCATACTGCAGTACTTCTCCAACCACACACGTGGAGGTGAAACGACTAACCCTTGGGAGGCCGATCAAGGTTACTTGACGCTAGGCCTCGTGGTAGTGTCTGCCGTAGCGGTGGTTGCTTTCGTCGTCTACTCAGCTCGGCCCGAGCAGTGGAAAAAGATGTCGGGGAAGCTGAAGGTCCAGATGATCTTATGTATGACGATTGCTGAATCCCTGTTCGTGGGGAGAGTCCTTGTGGACCCAGGGCCTGCCTGTATCGGCCTTGCGATACTGCTCCACTACCTTCTGCTGGCCTCTTTCTCCTCCATGAACGCGCTGGCTTTGGACCTCTTCCTGACGTTTCGTCAGCATGCCGAACGAGCTTCGCTGCGGAAGTACATGCTGTACACGTGGTTGATGCCGGTACTTTTCGTCGGTCTGACGGCGTTTGTGGACTTCTGCCCCTGCAGTAGTATCCGTGTGGGGTACGGGCAGAATGCCTGCTGGATCGGTAACCCCATCGGTAGCTTGGTCGTTTTCGGAGCTCCTGTGCTCTGTGCTCTTCTGGTCAACTTGGTCCTAATCATCCACACTTTGTTGGCCATACGCAAGTCGTTCAAGATAGCAGACGCTGCTTTGGTCCGCTCGGACAGCAGCAAGGCATGGGTGTACCTGCGTATCTCCTTTCTGACGGGGTTCACCTGGATAATCGGCTTCGTTCTGCCGTATGCCCACAGCAGGGCCCTTGAGTACATCTTCATCGTGCTGAATGCTTCTCAGGGCCTTCTGCTGACGCTTCTGCTGACCCTGACATCCGATGTGATGCTGACTTGGATGACTAAGATCAGAGAGCGCTTCCGTCCGAGTAAACCTCGCCAGGGCGCCGGACGACGCACCACCGCCACCGCTAGTAATCAGAAAAGCTCCGCCCGGGCTACTAAGGCGACTGTAGCCGGAACCAACACTACAGACATAGAAATGGCAACTCGGGGCCGCAACACTAAAGCGAAGGCAGCAGCTGGGCCTAAACCTGCTACAGACATGCCAGTGACAGCTCGGGTCCGTAACACTAAAGTGAAGGCGGCTGGGACTGACCCTGCTACAGACATACCCATGAAGGCTTTGGTCCGTAACACTGAAGCGAAGGTAGCTGGGGCTGACCCTGCTACAGACATACCCATGAAGGCTTTGGTCCGTAACACTGAAGCGAAGGTAGCTGGGGCTGACCCTGCTACAGACATACCCATGAAGGCTTTGGTCCGTAACACTGAAGCGAAGGTAGCTGGGGCTGACCCTGCTACAGACATAGCCATGAAGGCTTTGGTCCGTAACACTGAAGCGAAGGTAGCTGGGGCTGACCCTGCTACAGACATACCCATGAAGGCTTTGGTCCGTAACACTGGGGCGAAGGTAGCTGGGGCTGACCCTGCTACAGACATACCCATGAAGGCTTTGGTCCGTAACACTGAAGCGAAGGTAGCTGGGGCTGACCCTGCTACAGACATAGCCATGAAGGCTTTGGTCCGTAACACTGAAGCGAAGGTAGCTGGGGCTGACCCTGCTACAGACATACCCATGAAGGCTTTGGTCCGTAACACTGAAGCGAAGGTAGCTGGGGCTGACCCTGCTACAGACATACCCATGAAGGCTTTGGCCCATATGCATGTTGAAGAGATCGAAGAACACTAA
- the LOC136424682 gene encoding uncharacterized protein, whose translation MSASSRHDAFYPYLARLNNGRGLQQGACWSPDPLGRKMNWLQITHDVLYRVAGVITQGAYNMDAWVTSYSLGFSLDGQTWTGYTNSDDEEVVFEGNTDSYRYVRNLLDSPVFALHTRIEPIGFHNQIALRAEVLVMQGCAAHEVLCAGRCEPKGRLCAVLGRCMPRKFQYNDNPVCEEILLEECGADSTAKFDELGCWEIDSQFNECRYTPEDFDHLAQGDSQSGPALGGGLAGGIEPAPVIGGGLAGGIEPAPVLGGGLAGGIEPAPVLGGGLAGGIEPAPGLGGGLAGGIEPAPVLGGGLAGGIEPAPVLGGGLAGGIEPAPVLGGGLAGGIEPAPGLGGGLAGGIEPAPVLGGGLAGGIEPAPGLGGSLAGGIEPAPVLGGGLAGGIEPAPGLGGGLAGGIEPAPVLGGGLAGGIEPAPGLGGGLAGGIEPAPVLGGGLAGGIEPAPVLGGGLAGGIEPAPGLGGDFEPAPGLASGIESLPDLGGGGFESLPGLASGIEPAPGLAGGFESLPDLGGGFESLPDLGGGFESLPDLGGGFESLPGQGGGGFESLPGLAGGIKPAPGLGGDFESVPGLGGDFDSGPGLAGGFESLPDLGGGIEPAPGLGGDVEYVPGLGGGFESLPDLGGGFESLPDLGGGGLESLPAPGDVMQSGPVTDDGFESGLSPHRDIRSVPARTSGVRRKSRVASSPWRRSKSSASSSRSFRARSRLATPGGFHGPASKSTPFDTRSKRVSEKYHNTLAQSGSPSAGGMHSGSGLAGRRLKRASERYHDTQAQSGSDDMHSGPAPAGRRLKRASERYHGTQAQSGSGDMHSGPAPASRRLKRASERYHDTQACDGINDCSTGKDEANCEEMECVLRCETESGDPCIPKRWICDNTADCLHGEDEEGCKNEKASRGCFFKCMNTAAFVAEICVPPHQLADGQENCRQGEDEDPRQVELALETWFGSCSYNCPSVYGNASCVPDVFVCDGAADCLGEEDEQSCGQLEKTEEACSTFSCGFPGVPDPVCVPDHMICDGHPDCLAEEDEQGCGGVAEIAGESAGLLTRHGPEKDGLTTGQGLGKNGLSTV comes from the exons ATGAGCGCCTCGTCGCGCCATGACGCGTTCTACCCGTACCTGGCACGCCTGAACAACGGGAGAGGACTGCAGCAGGGAGCCTGTTGGTCTCCCGACCCGTTAGGGCGCAAAATGAACTGGCTACAG ATCACCCATGACGTACTGTACCGTGTGGCCGGAGTCATCACCCAGGGGGCTTACAACATGGACgcctgggtgacgtcatacagccTGGGATTCAGTCTTGACGGCCAAACATGGACAGGGTACACAAACAGTGATGACGAAGAAGTG GTGTTCGAAGGCAATACGGACAGCTATCGCTATGTACGTAACCTGCTGGACAGCCCAGTATTTGCTCTGCACACTCGCATCGAACCTATTGGCTTCCACAACCAGATCGCACTTCGAGCAGAGGTACTCGTCATGCAAG GGTGTGCAGCTCACGAGGTGCTCTGCGCTGGGAGGTGCGAACCGAAGGGACGACTCTGTGCGGTGCTGGGCAGATGTATGCCGCGAAAGTTTCAGTACAACGACAa TCCTGTCTGCGAGGAAATACTACTAGAAGAATGCGGAGCGGACTCGACAGCCAAATTTGATGAGCTCGGATGTTGGG aaaTCGACAGCCAGTTCAACGAATGTCGGTATACACCTGAAGACTTCGACCATCTAGCTCAAGGCGACTCTCAATCCGGACCCGCTCTAGGCGGTGGTCTAGCCGGTGGCATTGAACCCGCACCAGTTATAGGCGGTGGTCTAGCCGGTGGCATTGAACCCGCACCCGTTCTAGGCGGTGGTTTAGCCGGTGGCATTGAACCCGCACCCGTTCTAGGCGGTGGTTTAGCCGGTGGCATTGAACCCGCACCCGGTCTAGGCGGTGGTTTAGCCGGTGGCATTGAACCCGCACCCGTTCTAGGCGGTGGTTTAGCCGGTGGCATTGAACCCGCACCCGTTCTAGGCGGTGGTTTAGCCGGTGGCATTGAACCCGCACCCGTTCTAGGCGGTGGTTTAGCCGGTGGCATTGAACCCGCACCCGGTCTAGGCGGTGGTTTAGCCGGTGGCATTGAACCCGCACCCGTTCTAGGCGGTGGTCTAGCCGGTGGCATTGAACCCGCACCCGGTCTAGGCGGTAGTTTAGCCGGTGGCATTGAACCCGCACCCGTTCTAGGCGGTGGTTTAGCCGGTGGCATTGAACCCGCACCCGGTCTAGGCGGTGGTTTAGCCGGTGGCATTGAACCCGCACCAGTTCTAGGCGGTGGTCTAGCCGGTGGCATTGAACCCGCACCCGGTCTAGGCGGTGGTTTAGCCGGTGGCATTGAACCCGCACCCGTTCTAGGCGGTGGTTTAGCCGGTGGCATTGAACCCGCACCAGTTCTAGGCGGTGGTCTAGCCGGTGGCATTGAACCAGCACCCGGTCTAGGCGGTGACTTTGAACCTGCACCCGGTCTAGCCAGTGGCATTGAATCCCTACCCGATCTAGGTGGCGGTGGCTTTGAATCCTTACCCGGTCTAGCCAGTGGCATTGAACCCGCACCCGGTCTAGCCGGTGGCTTTGAATCCCTACCCGATCTAGGCGGTGGCTTTGAATCCCTACCCGATCTAGGCGGTGGCTTTGAATCCCTACCCGATCTAGGCGGTGGCTTTGAATCCCTACCCGGTCAAGGTGGCGGTGGCTTTGAATCCTTACCCGGTCTAGCCGGCGGCATCAAACCCGCACCCGGTCTAGGCGGAGACTTTGAATCCGTACCCGGTTTAGGAGGTGATTTTGATTCCGGACCAGGTTTAGCCGGTGGCTTTGAATCCCTACCCGATCTAGGCGGTGGCATTGAACCAGCACCCGGTCTAGGTGGAGACGTTGAATATGTACCCGGTCTAGGTGGTGGCTTTGAATCCCTACCCGATTTAGGCGGTGGCTTTGAATCCCTACCTGATCTGGGCGGCGGTGGCTTGGAATCCCTACCTGCTCCAGGCGACGTCATGCAATCCGGACCCGTTACAGACGACGGCTTTGAGTCCGGACTCAGTCCACACCGCGACATCCGTTCCGTTCCCGCTAGAACCAGTGGCGTCCGTCGTAAATCCAGAGTGGCGTCCTCTCCATGGCGTCGTTCAAAATCCTCGGCCTCTTCATCCCGCAGCTTTCGTGCTCGCTCCCGATTAGCTACACCCGGAGGCTTTCATGGTCCAGCCAGTAAATCTACCCCATTCGATACTCGGTCAAAGAGAGTGTCTGAAAAGTACCACAACACCCTGGCTCAATCCGGATCCCCTTCAGCCGGCGGCATGCATTCCGGATCCGGTCTTGCCGGCAGGAGGTTGAAGAGAGCCTCTGAAAGGTACCACGACACGCAGGCTCAATCCGGTTCCGATGACATGCACTCTGGACCCGCTCCAGCCGGCAGGAGGTTGAAGAGAGCCTCTGAAAGGTACCACGGCACGCAGGCTCAATCCGGATCCGGTGACATGCACTCCGGACCCGCTCCAGCCAGCAGGAGGTTGAAGAGAGCCTCTGAAAGGTACCACGACACGCAGGCTTGTGACGGCATCAATGACTGCTCGACGGGAAAGGACGAGGCTAACTGTGAAGAAATGG AGTGCGTGTTGCGCTGTGAGACGGAGTCAGGTGACCCGTGTATTCCCAAGAGATGGATCTGTGACAACACCGCGGACTGTCTGCATGGGGAGGATGAAGAGGGGTGCAAGAATGAGAAAG CATCCAGGGGCTGCTTTTTCAAGTGTATGAACACAGCCGCCTTTGTGGCGGAGATTTGCGTCCCACCACACCAGCTAGCGGACGGCCAGGAGAACTGCAGGCAGGGAGAAGACGAAGATCCAAGACAGG TTGAACTGGCTCTGGAAACCTGGTTCGGTTCCTGTAGCTACAACTGCCCGTCCGTCTACGGTAACGCGTCCTGCGTCCCGGACGTGTTCGTCTGTGACGGGGCTGCCGACTGCCTGGGTGAGGAGGATGAGCAAAGCTGTG GTCAACTTGAAAAGACCGAAGAGGCTTGCTCCACATTCTCCTGTGGGTTCCCCGGCGTCCCGGACCCTGTGTGCGTGCCAGACCACATGATCTGTGACGGCCACCCGGACTGTCTGGCAGAGGAGGACGAGCAGGGGTGTGGCGGCGTCGCAGAAATAGCCGGCGAGAGC GCCGGCCTCCTGACCAGACATGGACCGGAGAAGGACGGGCTGACAACCGGACAGGGGCTGGGGAAGAACGGGTTGTCGACCGTATAG
- the LOC136424496 gene encoding zinc finger protein 678-like: MASTSNARSLDDVGSKAKKGSHVRSNRGEKHFRCEECRGQFCQLGHLKRHMQTHTGEKPYRCEECSRQFSQLGNLKTHMRTHTGEKPYRCEECSRRFSGQSALKKHKRTHTGEKPYKCEECSRQYSQLGALKTHMRTHTGEKSYGCEECSRQFSRLGDLKKHMRTHTGEKPYMCEECSRQFSRLGDLKKHMRTHTGEKPYRCEECSRQFSQLGALKTHMRTHTGEKAYRCEECRKQFSELGHLKIHMRTHTGEKPYKCEECSRHFSELGHLKRHMQTHTGERPYKCEECRRQFSQLGNLKTHMRTHMGQ; encoded by the coding sequence ATGGCATCAACCAGCAATGCGCGGAGTTTGGATGACGTCGGGAGCAAGGCAAAAAAGGGTTCTCACGTGCGCTCTAACAGAGGAGAGAAACACTTCAGGTGTGAAGAGTGCAGGGGGCAGTTCTGTCAGCTGGGTCatctaaagagacacatgcagactcacacaggtgagaaaccctacagatgcgaggagtgcagcagacagtttagtcagctgggtaatctgaagacccacatgcggactcacacgggtgagaaaccctacaggtgcgaggagtgcagcaggcgtTTCAGTGGGCAAAGTGCTTTGAAGAAGCACAAgcggactcacacgggtgagaaaccctacaagtgtgaggagtgtagcagacAGTACAGTCAGCTTGGTGCTCTGAAGacccacatgcggactcacacgggtgagaaatcCTAcgggtgtgaggagtgcagcaggcagttcagtaggctgggtgatctgaagaaacacatgcggacccacacaggtgagaaaccctacatgtgtgaggagtgcagcagacagttcagtaggctgggtgatctgaagaaacacatgcggacccacacaggtgagaaaccctacaggtgtgaggagtgcagcagacagttcagtcagctTGGTGCTCTGAAGacccacatgcggactcacacgggtgagaaagcctacaggtgtgaggagtgcagaaAGCAGTTCAGTGAACTGGGTCATTTGAAGatacacatgcggactcacacaggggagaaaccctacaagtgtgaggagtgcagcaggcattTCAGTGAACTGGGTCatctaaagagacacatgcagactcacacaggagagagaccctacaagtgtgaggagtgccgcaggcagttcagtcagctgggtaatTTGAAGACCCATATGCGGACTCACATGGGTCAGTAG